One genomic segment of Brassica napus cultivar Da-Ae chromosome A3, Da-Ae, whole genome shotgun sequence includes these proteins:
- the LOC106439899 gene encoding photosystem II stability/assembly factor HCF136, chloroplastic codes for MASLQLCDGYLLSKPSVSPRNRLPQRISHRLIPKASASPPPPPPPSSSSSSLSLTRRDLLYQSAAVSLSLSSIVGPAKADEQLSEWERVFLPIDPGVVLLDIAFVPDEPSRGFLLGTRQTLLETKDGGNTWAPRSIPSAEEEDFNYRFNSISFKGKEGWIIGKPAILLYTADAGENWDRIPLSSQLPGDMVFIEATGEKSAEMVTDEGAIYVTSNKGYNWKAAIQETVSATLNRTVSSGISGASYYTGTFSAVNRSPDGRYVAVSSRGNFFLTWEPGQPYWQPHNRAVARRIQNMGWRADGGLWLLVRGGGLYLSKGTGISEEFDEVPVQSRGFGILDVGYRSEEEAWAAGGSGILLRTRNGGKSWNRDKAADNIAANLYAVKFVDDKKGFVLGNDGVLLRYVG; via the exons ATGGCGTCTCTGCAACTCTGCGACGGTTATCTTCTCTCAAAGCCCTCTGTATCTCCTCGCAACCGTCTCCCTCAACGAATCTCTCATCGCCTCATCCCTAAAGCATCCGCTTCTCCTCCTCCGCCCCCACCaccatcgtcttcttcttcttcattgtctCTCACTCGGCGGGATCTTCTCTACCAATCGGCGGCAGTATCACTCTCCCTCTCCTCCATCGTCGGACCAGCTAAAGCTGATGAACAGTTATCCGAATGGGAACGAGTCTTCCTCCCAATCGATCCCGGCGTCGTTCTTCTCGACATTGCTTTCGTCCCCGACGAGCCTAGCCGCG GGTTTCTACTGGGAACGAGGCAGACTCTGTTAGAGACCAAAGACGGCGGGAACACATGGGCTCCACGATCAATCCCTTCAGCTGAAGAAGAGGATTTCAATTACAGGTTCAATTCGATCAGCTTCAAAGGCAAAGAAGGATGGATCATTGGCAAGCCTGCGATCTTGCTGTACACTGCTGATGCTGGAGAGAATTGGGATAGAATTCCCCTTAGCtctcagcttcctggtgatatG GTGTTTATAGAGGCGACTGGAGAGAAGAGTGCAGAGATGGTTACCGATGAAGGTGCTATCTATGTTACTTCCAACAAGGGATATAACTGGAAAGCTGCTATTCAGGAAACCGTTTCAGCTACTTTGAACAG GACAGTCTCGAGTGGAATCAGTGGTGCTAGTTACTACACGGGAACCTTCAGTGCTGTTAATCGTTCACCAGATGGAAGATATGTTGCTGTTTCGAGCCGTGGTAACTTCTTTTTGACATGGGAGCCTGGGCAG CCTTACTGGCAACCACACAATAGAGCAGTTGCAAGAAGAATTCAGAACATGGGATGGAGAGCTGATGGTGGTCTTTGGCTTCTTGTTCGAGGTGGAGGACTTTATCTTAGCAAAGGCACTGGG ATTTCGGAGGAGTTTGATGAAGTTCCAGTACAGAGCCGTGGCTTTGGTATTCTAGATGTTGGTTATCGCTCAGAG GAAGAAGCATGGGCAGCAGGAGGTAGTGGGATTCTACTGAGAACAAGAAACGGAGGAAAGTCATGGAACCGTGACAAAGCTGCTGATAATATCGCCGCTAATCTATACGCGGTCAA ATTTGTGGATGATAAGAAAGGATTCGTGCTTGGAAACGATGGAGTGTTGCTTCGATATGTCGGATGA
- the BNAA03G39580D gene encoding uncharacterized protein BNAA03G39580D, producing the protein MLTDRGRRVSICIGTLEYGNRKFRGGGGNGCYGGFVDRSSERCRDWSPSKSSTSRILRISSPTTSPPSSATSPVSLNCSFSNGAGYIEHRVSKFDTLAGIAIKYGVEVADITKLNGLVTDLQMFALKSLRIPLPGRHPPSPCLSNASLNHGEDCSEPAASSSSASNGNLQDVFDPFQSLKLKPSETKISPAMDSLQGYYGLKPTNERASYPQEDNGHQYLTPTSTPLNQHRKSRSLVDAVIAEVNQSSYHQSKEVDSDKPTRRRQKSEADFSSRTPELLLKKESRSSCGGFSAIAGKGLALRPKAVSKTNLSAPVPINAPVGDSFSSVRKSFSASVLQEPVSNNKGSSSSLWQSSKWTLKADLLQQAAMARSIFDGLPKPLTGRRNKKAMD; encoded by the exons ATGCTAACTGATCGAGGGAGGCGAGTGTCTATTTGCATTGGGACTCTCGAATATGGCAACAGAAAATTCCGTGGCGGCGGTGGTAATGGTTGTTACGGCGGTTTCGTTGATCGGTCGTCGGAGAGATGCCGCGACTGGAGTCCTTCGAAATCATCGACTTCGAGAATCCTGCGTATCTCCTCTCCCACCACGTCTCCTCCCTCGTCGGCGACTTCTCCCGTCTCCCTGAATTGCTCCTTCTCCAACGGCGCTGGCTATATCGAGCATCGTGTCTCCAAGTTCGATACTCTCGCCGGCATTGCCATCAAATACGGAGTCGAG GTAGCAGATATTACGAAGCTAAATGGGCTTGTAACTGACCTTCAGATGTTTGCTCTCAAGTCTCTCCGGATTCCATTACCTGGGAGGCATCCTCCTTCTCCCTGCTTATCCAACGCCTCCTTGAACCATGG AGAGGATTGTTCTGAGCCagcagcttcatcatcatcagcaagCAATGGCAACCTCCAAGACGTGTTTGACCCCTTCCAGTCTTTGAAGCTGAAGCCTTCAGAGACGAAGATCTCTCCAGCCATGGACTCCTTGCAAGGTTACTATGGTCTGAAACCAACAAACGAGAGAGCTTCTTATCCCCAAGAAGACAATGGTCATCAGTACCTCACACCCACCAGTACACCCTTAAACCAGCACAGAAAATCCAGAAGCTTGGTAGATGCAGTTATCGCCGAGGTCAACCAATCATCCTACCACCAATCCAAGGAAGTTGATTCTGATAAACCAACGAGAAGACGCCAAAAATCTGAAGCTGATTTCAGTTCGAGAACCCCGGAACTGCTTCTGAAGAAGGAGAGCAGAAGCAGCTGTGGCGGGTTTTCAGCAATAGCCGGGAAAGGGTTAGCGCTGAGACCCAAAGCAGTTAGCAAAACTAACTTGTCAGCACCAGTACCAATCAATGCTCCAGTGGGAGACAGCTTCTCAAGCGTGAGGAAATCGTTTAGCGCCTCTGTTCTGCAAGAACCGGTCAGTAACAACAAGGGTTCATCATCATCGCTATGGCAAAGCTCGAAGTGGACCCTGAAAGCAGATTTGCTCCAACAAGCAGCCATGGCAAGGTCTATCTTTGACGGATTGCCTAAGCCTCTAACTGGTCGGAGAAACAAAAAGGCTATGGACTAA
- the LOC106439898 gene encoding ATP-dependent Clp protease proteolytic subunit 2, mitochondrial-like, with translation MMMMMRGLLSTATSSAGGGRRSYSLIPMVIEHSSRGERAYDIFSRLLKERIICINGPINDDTSHVVVAQLLFLESENPSKPIHMYLNSPGGHVTAGLAIYDTMQYIRSPISTICLGQAASMASLLLAAGAKGQRRSLPNATVMIHQPSGGYSGQAKDLTIHTKQIVRVWDALNGLYSKHTGQPVDVVAENMDRDNFMTPQEAKAFGIIDEVIDERPLELVKDAVVGGESKDKSLS, from the exons atgatgatgatgatgaggggCCTCTTATCAACTGCGACGAGCAGCGCAGGAGGTGGGAGAAGAAGCTACAGTCTGATTCCGATGGTGATTGAGCACTCGTCGCGAGGAGAGAGAGCTTACGACATCTTCTCTCGGCTGCTCAAGGAGCGTATCATCTGCATCAACGGCCCGATCAACGACGACACCTCCCACGTCGTCGTCGCCCAGCTTCTCTTCCTCGAGTCCGAGAATCCTTCCAAGCCGATCCATATGTATCTCAACTCACCCGGAGGCCACGTCACCGCCG GTCTTGCAATTTACGATACGATGCAGTACATTCGTTCTCCGATAAGCACAATCTGTCTAGGCCAGGCTGCATCAATGGCCTCTCTCCTCTTGGCAGCTGGTGCCAAGGGACAAAGGCGGTCGCTTCCTAACGCTACCGTTATGATTCATCAGCCTTCAGGTGGTTATAGCGGTCAGGCCAAGGATTTGACGATTCATACCAAGCAGATTGTTCGTGTGTGGGATGCGTTGAATGGTCTGTACTCGAAACACACGGGTCAGCCTGTCGACGTGGTTGCCGAGAACATGGATAGGGATAACTTCATGACTCCCCAAGAGGCTAAGGCGTTTGGGATCATCGATGAGGTGATTGATGAGAGACCCTTGGAGTTGGTGAAAGATGCAGTTGTTGGGGGTGAAAGCAAAGATAAGAGTTTGAGTTAA